A window from Salvia miltiorrhiza cultivar Shanhuang (shh) chromosome 2, IMPLAD_Smil_shh, whole genome shotgun sequence encodes these proteins:
- the LOC131010445 gene encoding probable serine/threonine protein kinase IRE4 isoform X3: MQRFRKGRKIARWFTSSLVKDSDQPVGDFPRTKNSKLEFNKPSKEDPRRKLRKTWINQSGDVVPNATSTKVPKCIKSFSHELGLTGGVQSPNPRAHSFNDLKELLGSLRSRFDAAKKVMDIELGSFSREVLEILQKVEILTPDEYKMAEELFVLAQQCIDMTSLDFRTKCEKIVQDLTAKRQTCQIELLKLLFTRILFIMTRCTRLLHFEKDSWPVNEQSIGKFRECLERVPSVDMNWVVNKGFAESEMGDDLRPKDDANQKLPGKDHTCDTTSEIESTSKDRADKHDSEVIKGSMLVQQKRSQNAFADFFDGEHTDDMFQIESINLEKGNCSDDSNLVICRICEELVPATHLEPHSYICAFADKCVSKHSDVNEHLLKIAELLEHLLELRNSSNHETCINPEILRVRTINSTATTEGYSPKGGECRSKGMDGLLEDLHEMDTACIEDSHIASLVNLKSHLLNKVNQYGSPSSNGSMTSTSSANSPRAGNLDVLWLDQNNLSEQEDMQQINDLADIARCVAEIDISEVGSHEFLIACMHDLQELLQHSKYAALLVDTFGGRIESLLREKCILACNQVDRTEDIGHPESARSLLDSASQSSTTSTPSHPAHKDRTSIDDFDIIKPISRGAYGKVFLARKRTTGDLFAIKVLKKIDMLRKNDIDRILAERNILITVRNPFVVRFFYSFTSRDNLYLVMEYLNGGDMYSLLKKLGCLEEAVARTYLAELVLALEYLHSLGIVHRDLKPDNILIAHDGHIKLTDFGLSKIGLMNCTTDLSTEDTEKNVALDANGQLNADIVDSHQSAVGTPDYLAPEILLGTEHGYAADWWSVGIIFFELITGVPPFNADHPENIFDNILSRNIPWPSIPGDMSYEAQDLIDRLLVHDPNERLGARGASEVKAHSFFAGVDWDNLTLQTAAFVPQPERMDDTSYFVSRYNSTGMDIDETSVDSDSDCSEVNANSGLEKMDECGDLAEFDSSPLDLSLINFSFKNLSQLASINQDVLLQSGKESSKCSSPCKGSKPPPPS, from the exons ATGCAAA GATTCCGCAAAGGAAGGAAGATAGCTCGGTGGTTTACTTCATCCCTCGTTAAGGATTCTGATCAACCTGTGGGTGATTTCCCAAGGACCAAG AATAGTAAGTTGGAGTTCAACAAGCCTAGTAAGGAGGACCCTAGAAGAAAACTGCGTAAGACATGGATAAACCAATCTGGGGATGTAGTACCAAATGCCACAAGTACTAAAGTGCCAAAATGTATAAAGAGTTTTTCTCATGAATTGGGACTGACAGGTGGAGTTCAGTCTCCTAATCCTAGGGCTCACAGCTTTAATGATTTGAAG GAGCTCCTGGGATCACTTCGTTCTAGATTCGATGCTGCGAAAAAAGTCATGGATATTGAGCTTGGTTCTTTTTCACGGGAGGTTCTGGAAATTTTGCAGAAAGTGGAGATCTTGACACCAGATGAATATAAAATGGCAGAAGAACTTTTTGTTCTTGCGCAACAATGCATTGACATGACATCCTTAGACTTCCGTACAAAATGTGAAAAAATCGTCCAAGATTTGACTGCAAAAAGACAGACATGTCAAATTGAGTTGCTTAAATTGCTATTCACTCGCATCTTGTTCATAATGACAAGGTGCACAAGATTGCTACATTTTGAGAAGGATAGTTGGCCTGTGAATGAGCAATCAATTGGTAAGTTCAGAGAATGTTTAGAAAGGGTCCCGTCTGTTGACATGAACTGGGTTGTAAATAAGGGATTTGCAGAGTCTGAAATGGGTGATGATTTGCGACCCAAAGATGATGCCAACCAAAAGTTGCCAGGAAAAGACCATACGTGTGATACTACTTCTGAGATCGAGAGCACATCGAAGGACCGAGCTGACAAGCATGATTCAGAAGTGATAAAAGGTAGCATGTTAGTTCAGCAAAAGAGATCTCAAAATGCTTTTGCTGATTTCTTTGATGGCGAGCATACGGATGACATGTTTCAGATAGAATCCATAAACTTGGAGAAAGGAAATTGTTCGGATGATTCAAATTTAGTGATTTGCCGGATATGTGAAGAACTGGTGCCTGCTACTCATTTGGAGCCACATTCTTATATATGTGCTTTTGCAGATAAATGTGTATCAAAACATTCAGATGTGAACGAACATCTCCTGAAAATCGCTGAGTTACTGGAACACCTGTTAGAGTTACGCAATTCAAGCAATCATGAAACATGTATAAACCCTGAAATCTTGAGGGTGAGGACTATTAATTCCACAGCAACTACAGAAGGCTACTCGCCAAAGGGAGGTGAGTGTCGAAGTAAAGGAATGGATGGACTGTTAGAGGATCTCCATGAGATGGACACTGCCTGCATTGAAGATTCTCATATTGCAAGCTTGGTAAACTTGAAAAGCCACTTGCTAAATAAGGTAAACCAATATGGATCACCATCCTCTAATGGAAGCATGACGTCGACATCATCTGCAAATAGTCCTCGGGCTGGAAATCTCGACGTCTTGTGGTTAGATCAAAATAATCTGTCAGAGCAAGAGGACATGCAACAG ATAAATGACCTTGCTGACATTGCGCGCTGCGTGGCAGAGATTGATATTTCAGAAGTAGGATCCCATGAGTTTTTAATTGCTTGTATGCATGACCTGCAAGAGCTTTTGCAACATAGCAAGTATGCTGCTCTTCTAGTGGATACATTTGGTGGCCGGATAGAAAGCCTTTTGAG AGAGAAATGTATACTTGCTTGCAATCAAGTGGACAGAACTGAAGATATAGGACATCCAGAAAGTGCCAGATCTTTGCTTGATAGTGCATCTCAGAGTAGTACAACATCAACTCCTTCACATCCTGCACATAAAGATCGTACAAGCATTGATGACTTTGACATTATTAAACCAATCAGCAGAGGAGCCTATGGGAAAGTCTTTCTGGCTAGGAAGCGAACAACAGGTGACCTATTTGCAATTAAG GTGCTGAAGAAAATAGACATGTTGCGGAAGAATGACATTGATCGCATATTGGCTGAGCGTAACATATTAATCACAGTGCGAAACCCTTTTGTG GTTAgatttttttactcatttaccaGTAGAGATAACCTTTATTTGGTCATGGAGTATCTCAATGGTGGAGATATGTATTCTTTGCTTAAAAAGCTTGGTTGCCTTGAAGAAGCTGTTGCTCGTACCTACCTTGCGGAATTG GTGCTTGCCTTGGAATACCTTCATTCTCTTGGGATAGTACATCGTGATCTGAAACCAGACAACATACTTATAGCCCATGATGGGCATATCAAG CTTACCGACTTTGGATTGTCAAAAATCGGTCTCATGAATTGCACCACTGACCTATCCACGGAAGATACAGAGAAAAATGTTGCTCTAGATGCAAATGGTCAGCTCAATGCTGACATAGTGGACAGTCACCAGTCAGCTGTTGGCACCCCGGACTACTTGGCTCCTGAAATTCTTCTTGGAACCGAACATG GTTATGCTGCAGATTGGTGGTCAGTGGGAATTAtcttttttgaattaataactGGAGTTCCACCCTTTAATGCTGATCACCCAGAG AATATTTTTGACAACATTCTTAGCAGAAACATCCCCTGGCCATCAATTCCAGGTGATATGTCTTATGAGGCCCAAGATCTGATTGACAG GCTTCTTGTTCATGACCCAAATGAGCGACTTGGGGCAAGGGGAGCATCAGAG GTGAAAGCACATTCCTTTTTCGCTGGAGTGGACTGGGATAATCTTACCTTACAAACG GCTGCATTTGTACCACAACCAGAGCGTATGGATGATACAAGTTACTTTGTGTCACGATATAATTCTACTGGAATGGATATTGATGAAACTTCTGTGGATTCTGATTCCGATTGCTCTGAAGTGAACGCAAATTCCGGATTAGAG AAGATGGATGAATGCGGCGATCTTGCAGAGTTTGATTCTTCACCTCTAGATCTTTCATTGATAAATTTCTCTTTCAAG AATTTGTCGCAGCTGGCTTCGATAAATCAGGATGTACTCTTACAGAGTGGGAAGGAGTCATCAAAGTGTTCGTCTCCATGCAAAGGTTCAaaaccgccgcctccctcttgA